The Spirosoma sp. SC4-14 DNA window ATTCTGTTCAATGTGTCGGCCGATACTACGCTTGGCCATGAGGGTTATCGAATTGATGTTACGTCTCAGCTAATAACAGTCGAAGCTCTCGACGCACCAGGCTTTTTTTATGCGGTTCAGACGTTGTATCAACTTATGCCACCAACTACACTAGCCCATCAGTTTCTGGTACCAGCAACCAACCTGACAACCCTGACCCTACCCGCCTGTCGAATTCAGGATTGGCCCCGGTTCCGATACCGAGGCTTACACCTTGACGTATCCCGGCATTTTTTCCCTGTACCGTCCATCAAGAAATACCTCGATTTGATGGCACTGCATAAGCTTAACAACTTCCACTGGCACCTGACCGACGATCAGGGGTGGCGTATCGAAATCAAAAAACATCCGAAGCTTACGCAGGTCGGCGGACACCGAAGCGAGACTATAATTGGGCATTACGACGATTACGACCCACAGATCTATGATCATCAACCCTATGGCGGATTCTACACGTATGAAGACGTTCGGGAAATTGTGCGTTATGCCGCTACAAAATATATCAATGTAATTCCAGAAATTGAGCTACCCGGTCATGCAATGGCCGCCCTGGCCTCTTACCCCGAACTAGCCTGCAAACCTGGCCCTTACCAGACAGCCACAAAATGGGGCGTTTTTCAGGACGTTTTTTGCCCAACAGAAAAAACATTCGCGTTTCTGGAAGATGTGCTAACCGAAGTAATAGCCCTCTTTCCCGGCAAATACATCCACATTGGTGGTGATGAGTGTCCTAAATCGGTTTGGCGACAGAATGCCTTCTGTCAGCAACTCATCAAACAAAAGCACCTGAAAAACGAAAATGGCCTGCAAAGCTATTTCATTACCCGTATCGATAAGTTTGTGACCTCTAAAGGTCGGCAGATTATTGGCTGGGACGAGATCCTGCAGGGAGGGATATCACCTAATGCTACGGTTATGAGCTGGCGCAGTATTCGGGCAGGCATTCAGGCAGCCCGTATGAAACACGATGTAATTATGACCCCCGGCACGTTCTGCTATCTGGACCACCTGCAAGGCAACCCGGCCTACGAACCAACCGGATTTGGCGACTATTTACCCCTCGAAAAAGTGTATTCATACGATCCGATTCCGGCCGGTTTGTCGCCCGACGAGGTATCGCATATCCTGGGTAGCCAGGGAAACATCTGGACAGAATATATTTCGACTCAGGAACAGCTAGAATACATGGTCTGGCCCCGTGCCGCTGCCCTGGCCGAAGTAGTCTGGACGCCCCTCGATCAGAAAAACTACACCGACTTTACGCGCCGGCTCGGCACTCATTTTCAGCGCTTACGGAATCTGAACACAAACTTTTCGCGTACGCTTTATGACCCTGCCCTCACCAGTAAACCGGCTACCGATGGCAAAATTGAGGTGACCATAACGGCCAATAAGCTGGTCCCTGAAATTC harbors:
- a CDS encoding family 20 glycosylhydrolase; this encodes MLNRFLLLAALVVPFLATFGQSVNRYTIIPRPAQLAPRTGDFVISRTTRIVIPSANTDLKAIADTFAHHINRSTGLTVPIHNVHTLAQLNDAILFNVSADTTLGHEGYRIDVTSQLITVEALDAPGFFYAVQTLYQLMPPTTLAHQFLVPATNLTTLTLPACRIQDWPRFRYRGLHLDVSRHFFPVPSIKKYLDLMALHKLNNFHWHLTDDQGWRIEIKKHPKLTQVGGHRSETIIGHYDDYDPQIYDHQPYGGFYTYEDVREIVRYAATKYINVIPEIELPGHAMAALASYPELACKPGPYQTATKWGVFQDVFCPTEKTFAFLEDVLTEVIALFPGKYIHIGGDECPKSVWRQNAFCQQLIKQKHLKNENGLQSYFITRIDKFVTSKGRQIIGWDEILQGGISPNATVMSWRSIRAGIQAARMKHDVIMTPGTFCYLDHLQGNPAYEPTGFGDYLPLEKVYSYDPIPAGLSPDEVSHILGSQGNIWTEYISTQEQLEYMVWPRAAALAEVVWTPLDQKNYTDFTRRLGTHFQRLRNLNTNFSRTLYDPALTSKPATDGKIEVTITANKLVPEIHYTVDGSIPSVESPRYEKPILLDQSTTFRAVSFQNGRPLNQLAKVQKEFIVSKASGKSYRLLTKPTNGRPDLNFSLTDGNTGGMGGYQVEGVVAFMGDLNMVIDLGQSEPVENVRIGFLKYTARNICLPKQVEIAVSEDGKLFKHVLTAKTNPAEHGRRAFERLPFDFSPTTARYVHIIARNVGRVPAGLRNPGRSAQLMVDEVEVR